From the genome of Hymenobacter cellulosilyticus, one region includes:
- a CDS encoding HD domain-containing protein, producing MNKKKIFNDPVYGFVTVPTELLFDLIEHSYFQRLRRIQQLGLTGFVYPGALHTRFHHALGAMHLMTLALRTLKDKGVKISAAEGEAAQAAILLHDIGHGPLSHALEHAIFHEVPHEQLSLFLMQKLNKEHNGALDLAIRIFQGTYERPFFHQLVSSQLDMDRLDYLNRDSFYTGVQEGRPGADRLIKMLTVVDEKLVLEEKAVYSIENFLVSRRLMYWQVYLHKTVTSAEQMIIRIIQRARDLVRSGHEVPASPDLHFFLSKPVSILNFSQDESILQRFVQLDDTDVWSAVKMWAGHPDKVLSYMSRSMLDRKLFKIILQSEPFDDDLGLGVIELIAEKFDLSPQDASQLMLAGRISNNAYDAAGKDTIDVLTKGGRVINVAEASDLPNIRALGQRVEKHYICYPKEIAH from the coding sequence TTGAACAAAAAGAAAATCTTCAACGACCCGGTATACGGCTTTGTCACGGTGCCCACCGAGTTGCTGTTCGACCTGATTGAGCACTCCTACTTCCAGCGCCTGCGCCGGATTCAGCAGCTCGGCCTCACCGGTTTCGTGTACCCGGGTGCCCTGCACACGCGCTTCCACCACGCCCTGGGCGCCATGCACCTGATGACGCTGGCGTTGCGCACGCTCAAGGACAAAGGCGTGAAGATTTCGGCCGCTGAGGGTGAAGCAGCCCAGGCCGCCATTCTCTTGCACGACATCGGCCACGGCCCCCTTTCCCACGCCTTGGAGCACGCCATTTTTCATGAAGTGCCCCACGAGCAGCTCAGCCTGTTTCTGATGCAGAAGCTCAACAAGGAGCACAATGGGGCCCTGGATTTGGCCATCCGCATCTTTCAGGGCACCTATGAGCGGCCATTTTTCCACCAGCTCGTCAGCAGCCAACTCGACATGGACCGGCTCGACTACCTCAACCGGGACTCCTTCTACACCGGCGTGCAGGAAGGCCGCCCCGGCGCCGACCGCCTCATCAAGATGCTCACGGTGGTCGATGAAAAGCTGGTGCTGGAGGAAAAAGCCGTGTACAGCATCGAGAACTTTCTGGTCAGCCGCCGCCTGATGTACTGGCAGGTGTACCTGCACAAGACTGTGACCAGCGCCGAGCAGATGATAATCCGCATCATTCAGCGGGCCCGGGACTTGGTGCGCAGCGGGCACGAGGTGCCGGCTTCGCCCGACCTGCACTTCTTCCTCTCCAAGCCGGTCAGCATCCTCAATTTCTCCCAGGACGAGAGCATTCTGCAGCGCTTCGTGCAGCTCGACGACACCGACGTGTGGAGCGCTGTGAAAATGTGGGCCGGCCACCCCGATAAGGTGCTCAGCTACATGTCGCGCAGCATGTTGGACCGCAAGCTGTTCAAAATTATCCTGCAAAGTGAGCCGTTTGATGACGACCTGGGGTTGGGCGTCATTGAGCTCATTGCCGAGAAATTCGACCTCTCGCCCCAGGATGCCAGTCAGCTCATGCTGGCCGGGCGCATCAGCAACAACGCCTACGACGCGGCCGGTAAAGACACCATCGACGTGCTGACCAAGGGCGGGCGGGTTATCAACGTGGCCGAGGCCTCCGACTTGCCCAACATCCGGGCCCTGGGGCAGCGCGTCGAGAAGCACTACATCTGCTACCCCAAGGAAATAGCGCACTAA